From Nitrospira sp., the proteins below share one genomic window:
- a CDS encoding DnaJ C-terminal domain-containing protein, which yields MATSERDYYQVLGIPKSASADEIKKAYRRLARQLHPDMHSGSKKTEMEKKFKELNEAHEVLSDPDKRKKYDQHGSNWEQAEAYERARQAAEAQGRTQAHSFSGEGFSDIFENLFGGRGRSSGGRGFAAQGEDLETEAALSLREVLTGVTKRVNLQEPAPCPTCKGNGAIKNRPCQGCLGTGSLMESKTIEVKIPAGVQDGTRVRVAGKGQPGMNGGKRGDLYLHVTIAPDKIFRRQGSDLHATLPVWPWEAAIGAEVMAPTLTEPVRVKIPAGSRADSKLRLRGKGLPTAAGGHGDLFLVLQIVMPASLTDEERALYAQLGRLQPGDPRAELLAAAQRS from the coding sequence ATGGCAACGAGTGAACGCGACTATTATCAAGTACTGGGAATCCCCAAGTCGGCGTCGGCGGACGAGATCAAGAAGGCCTACCGCCGCCTGGCGCGCCAACTCCATCCCGACATGCACAGCGGCAGCAAGAAAACCGAGATGGAGAAGAAGTTCAAGGAGTTGAACGAGGCACACGAGGTTCTGAGCGACCCGGATAAACGCAAGAAATACGATCAGCATGGCTCGAACTGGGAACAGGCCGAAGCCTACGAGCGCGCCCGCCAGGCCGCCGAAGCACAAGGCCGGACCCAGGCCCATTCCTTCAGTGGCGAAGGCTTCTCCGATATCTTTGAAAATCTCTTCGGGGGACGAGGCCGGAGCAGCGGAGGACGGGGATTTGCGGCCCAGGGGGAGGATCTGGAAACCGAGGCTGCGCTCTCGCTGCGCGAAGTCCTCACCGGCGTGACAAAGCGGGTGAATTTGCAAGAGCCTGCCCCCTGTCCTACCTGCAAGGGCAACGGGGCCATCAAGAATCGCCCCTGCCAGGGGTGCCTCGGAACCGGCAGCCTCATGGAATCAAAAACGATCGAGGTAAAAATCCCGGCCGGCGTGCAGGACGGCACCAGGGTACGCGTGGCAGGCAAAGGCCAGCCCGGCATGAATGGCGGCAAACGCGGGGATCTCTACCTCCATGTCACCATTGCGCCCGATAAGATCTTTCGCCGCCAAGGCAGCGATTTGCACGCGACGCTCCCCGTCTGGCCCTGGGAAGCCGCCATCGGCGCCGAGGTCATGGCTCCGACGCTGACCGAACCGGTGCGCGTCAAAATTCCTGCCGGGAGCCGGGCCGACAGCAAGCTGCGCCTCCGAGGCAAAGGGCTGCCGACCGCCGCAGGAGGCCACGGCGATCTCTTTCTCGTCTTGCAGATCGTGATGCCGGCCTCGTTGACCGACGAAGAACGCGCGCTCTATGCGCAACTGGGCCGCTTGCAACCGGGCGACCCGCGAGCCGAGCTGCTCGCGGCGGCGCAACGGAGCTAA
- a CDS encoding MarC family protein gives MPLTEYALLAFSSLFVIVDPIATVPAFLAMTARDTVQQRLRMARVACLVMVGVLAGFALVGQSLFNLLGITLPAVQVAGALVLLLVALDMLRAQRSPVMETAAETEAASAKDDIAITPLAIPMLAGPAAISTVILLDAQAAGLAQRGILLACLVVVGLASYIILALSATGAKWLPPMAEKIVTRLMGLLLAALAVQFLFNGLKGTGGLLQP, from the coding sequence ATGCCACTCACAGAGTATGCCCTCCTGGCCTTCAGCTCGCTCTTCGTGATTGTCGATCCGATTGCGACCGTCCCCGCCTTCCTCGCAATGACCGCGCGCGATACAGTCCAGCAGCGCCTCCGGATGGCCCGCGTGGCCTGCCTGGTCATGGTCGGCGTCCTGGCGGGATTCGCCCTCGTCGGCCAATCCCTGTTCAATCTCCTGGGCATCACCCTCCCTGCCGTCCAAGTCGCCGGGGCGCTCGTGTTGCTTCTCGTGGCGCTGGATATGCTGCGGGCGCAGCGTTCGCCGGTGATGGAAACGGCGGCGGAAACAGAAGCCGCGAGCGCGAAGGACGACATTGCGATTACGCCCCTGGCCATTCCGATGCTGGCAGGCCCCGCCGCCATCTCCACCGTCATTTTGCTGGATGCCCAGGCCGCAGGGCTCGCGCAACGCGGTATCTTACTCGCTTGCCTTGTGGTGGTCGGTCTGGCAAGCTACATCATTCTGGCCCTCAGCGCGACGGGCGCCAAATGGCTGCCCCCGATGGCCGAAAAGATCGTGACCCGCCTGATGGGGCTGTTGCTGGCAGCACTGGCGGTCCAGTTTCTGTTTAATGGGCTGAAGGGAACAGGCGGGCTATTACAGCCATAA
- a CDS encoding PepSY domain-containing protein yields MKSLSLILTLTVGTVLALGSPAWSDKKKDEGGDIAVLVKEAKLTIDQAVKAATDKVPGTVVEAELEKKHDKIVWEVEVLGADGKVTEVCIDAVTGAVLDTEAKDKKDEKKKEGKKGK; encoded by the coding sequence ATGAAATCCCTGAGCCTGATCCTCACGCTCACCGTCGGAACCGTCTTAGCCCTTGGCTCTCCGGCTTGGAGTGACAAGAAGAAGGACGAGGGTGGCGACATCGCCGTCCTGGTGAAAGAAGCCAAACTCACCATCGATCAAGCGGTCAAGGCCGCGACCGACAAGGTGCCAGGCACGGTGGTCGAAGCGGAACTCGAAAAGAAGCACGACAAGATCGTCTGGGAAGTGGAAGTGCTGGGCGCGGATGGGAAGGTGACGGAAGTGTGCATCGACGCCGTGACCGGAGCCGTGCTCGACACCGAAGCCAAAGACAAGAAAGACGAAAAGAAAAAAGAAGGCAAGAAAGGAAAGTAA
- the ilvD gene encoding dihydroxy-acid dehydratase → MPKELKLKSHDLLVGPGRAPARAMLKAVGFTDEDLSKPIVGVANTWIEVMPCNYHLRRLSERVKAGIRAAGGTPIEYNTIAVSDGISMGTEGMKASLISREVIADSIELVARGHLFDAVVALSGCDKTIPGTVMALARLNLPSVMLYGGSIMPGQFQGHDVTIQDVFEAVGKHACGNMTNAELKDLEDHACPGPGACGGQFTANTMAIAFEFLGMSPMGRNGVPAMDPHKDDVAFECGKMVMDLIKRDLRPKQIITRKSLENAIAAVATTGGSTNAVLHLLAVAREMGVKLTIDDFDKLNRKVPLLADLKPGGHYTASDLFAAGGTTLVAKRLLDAGLLHANQPTVTGRTIGEEAATGKETPGQQVLRPLSNPIKPTGGLVILKGNLAPEGCVVKVAGHSIMKFQGPAKVYEREEDAFAAVKAGRIKAGDVVVIRYEGPSGGPGMREMLGVTAAIVGAGLGDSVALLTDGRFSGATHGLMAGHVAPEAIKGGPIGAVKTGDLITFDIAKRRLDVALTEKEIKARLKKVKHPKPRYTTGVFGKYARHVSSASEGAITT, encoded by the coding sequence ATGCCGAAAGAGTTAAAGCTCAAGAGTCACGATCTGCTGGTTGGCCCGGGCCGGGCACCGGCCCGGGCGATGTTGAAAGCGGTCGGGTTCACCGACGAAGATCTCTCCAAACCGATCGTCGGTGTGGCCAACACCTGGATCGAGGTCATGCCCTGCAATTACCATTTGCGGCGGCTCTCGGAACGGGTGAAAGCCGGCATTCGCGCGGCGGGCGGGACGCCGATCGAGTACAACACCATCGCCGTGTCCGATGGCATTTCCATGGGCACGGAAGGCATGAAGGCCTCCTTGATCAGCCGGGAAGTGATCGCGGATTCGATCGAGCTGGTGGCTCGCGGCCATCTGTTCGATGCCGTCGTAGCGCTCTCCGGCTGCGACAAAACCATTCCCGGCACCGTGATGGCGCTCGCCCGGCTGAATCTGCCCTCGGTGATGCTCTATGGCGGATCGATCATGCCCGGCCAATTCCAGGGGCATGACGTGACAATTCAGGACGTCTTCGAAGCCGTCGGCAAACATGCCTGCGGCAACATGACGAACGCCGAGCTGAAGGATCTGGAAGACCATGCCTGCCCGGGACCCGGCGCGTGCGGAGGCCAGTTTACCGCCAACACCATGGCCATTGCCTTCGAGTTCCTCGGGATGTCGCCCATGGGCCGCAACGGCGTCCCCGCCATGGATCCGCACAAAGATGACGTCGCCTTTGAATGCGGCAAGATGGTGATGGACTTGATCAAGCGGGATCTCCGCCCGAAGCAGATCATCACCCGCAAGTCGCTGGAGAATGCGATTGCCGCCGTGGCGACGACCGGCGGATCGACGAACGCCGTGCTGCACTTGCTGGCCGTCGCCCGCGAGATGGGCGTGAAGCTGACCATCGACGACTTCGACAAACTGAACCGCAAAGTGCCGCTTCTCGCGGACCTCAAACCGGGTGGTCATTACACGGCCTCGGACCTCTTTGCGGCGGGCGGCACCACCTTGGTTGCCAAACGCTTGCTGGACGCCGGCCTGTTGCACGCGAATCAGCCCACGGTCACCGGCCGGACTATCGGCGAGGAAGCTGCCACAGGGAAAGAAACGCCGGGGCAACAAGTCCTGCGCCCGCTCTCGAACCCCATCAAGCCCACAGGCGGATTGGTCATTTTGAAGGGCAACTTGGCGCCGGAAGGCTGCGTGGTGAAAGTCGCCGGACATTCCATTATGAAGTTCCAGGGCCCGGCGAAGGTCTATGAGCGGGAAGAAGATGCCTTTGCCGCCGTGAAAGCAGGACGGATCAAGGCAGGCGATGTCGTGGTTATTCGTTACGAGGGCCCGTCAGGCGGCCCCGGCATGAGAGAAATGCTGGGCGTCACGGCGGCGATCGTGGGGGCCGGGCTGGGCGACTCCGTCGCCCTGCTCACCGATGGACGGTTCTCCGGGGCCACACACGGCCTCATGGCCGGCCATGTCGCCCCGGAAGCCATCAAAGGCGGACCGATCGGCGCGGTCAAGACCGGCGATCTCATCACCTTCGATATCGCCAAGCGTCGTTTGGATGTGGCTCTCACCGAGAAGGAAATCAAAGCGCGCTTGAAGAAAGTGAAACATCCCAAGCCGCGCTATACCACCGGAGTGTTTGGCAAGTACGCCCGCCATGTCTCCTCGGCATCGGAAGGGGCGATCACGACCTAG
- a CDS encoding trypsin-like peptidase domain-containing protein, translated as MKYGLVLVVVCCLSAMAEAKDLSPRDIYEQASPAVVMVMGHPDSGKNGSGGTGSIIQSDGLVLTNAHVVIDDKTGKPYPRLSVFLKPARVSGDSQADLSRMLRAIVVAYSSPLDLALLKLEGVAGPLPTIDLSDSAGTRIGDRVVAIGHPEQGGLWTLTTGVISAEVDNFNGVKGKHVFQTETGLNRGNSGGPLVDGEGHMIGVNTAIARVAPDGLPITSISFSLKSAVVRQWLREQGGISQQPASSVPAPTRAAVEAPVGQAAPPHALASPSPAPSQVPAPKVAPVKPSVPPTSAESLSPVRSYNLDELVSDRAKAEADLEGMISEMRGRLKGR; from the coding sequence ATGAAATACGGCCTCGTACTTGTGGTTGTGTGCTGCCTTAGCGCAATGGCAGAGGCGAAGGACCTCTCGCCCCGAGACATTTACGAACAGGCCTCGCCGGCGGTTGTCATGGTGATGGGGCATCCCGACAGCGGAAAAAACGGAAGTGGCGGAACCGGATCCATCATTCAATCCGACGGGCTGGTGCTGACGAATGCGCATGTCGTGATCGACGACAAAACCGGCAAGCCCTATCCGCGGTTGTCGGTATTTCTGAAGCCGGCACGGGTGAGCGGCGATTCACAGGCCGATCTCTCACGGATGCTGCGCGCTATAGTTGTGGCCTATTCCTCACCGCTGGATCTGGCGTTACTGAAGCTTGAGGGGGTTGCGGGGCCGCTCCCTACGATTGACCTCAGCGATTCCGCCGGTACGAGAATCGGCGATCGAGTGGTGGCGATCGGGCATCCGGAGCAGGGCGGACTCTGGACCTTGACGACGGGGGTCATCAGCGCCGAAGTCGATAATTTCAACGGCGTGAAGGGCAAGCACGTGTTTCAGACGGAAACGGGCCTGAATCGGGGCAATTCCGGCGGCCCGCTCGTCGATGGCGAGGGGCACATGATCGGAGTCAATACGGCTATTGCCCGTGTGGCGCCGGATGGGCTGCCGATTACCAGTATCAGCTTTTCACTCAAGTCGGCGGTGGTAAGACAATGGCTCCGCGAACAGGGCGGGATCAGCCAGCAGCCCGCCTCGTCCGTTCCGGCACCAACGCGTGCTGCGGTTGAGGCTCCGGTAGGCCAGGCGGCCCCTCCTCATGCGCTGGCCTCCCCGAGTCCAGCCCCAAGCCAGGTTCCTGCGCCGAAGGTTGCCCCTGTAAAGCCGTCCGTGCCGCCAACGTCTGCAGAGAGTCTTTCTCCCGTGCGTTCCTACAACCTGGACGAGCTGGTCAGTGATCGGGCAAAGGCCGAAGCTGATCTTGAAGGCATGATCTCAGAGATGCGCGGCCGATTGAAGGGGCGGTAA
- a CDS encoding DegT/DnrJ/EryC1/StrS family aminotransferase: MNIPLLDLKAQFQPLRAEIMAAVHTVCDEQGFILGPRVVAFEEAVAKYTGARYAISCASGSDALLLSLMAMGVGHGDEVITVPFTFFATAGAISRLGAKPVFIDIQRDIFNLDPAQLERAITPRTKAIIPVHLFGQCADMDAINRIARAHKIPVIEDACQAIGAWQGGKRAGVLGETACFSFFPSKNLGGFGDGGMITTNDQALADSLSMLRVHGSRVRYLHEAIGINSRLDALQAVVLHIKLKYLDQWAEGRRRNAARYEQLFKDAGLLDRVTLPATRPGNFHVYNQYTVRVSKRDELRAYLKDKGVGTEIYYPLPMHLQQCYQDLGHRTGAFPESERAAAEVLSLPVFAELSEAQLAYVAEMIAGFYKGQ; the protein is encoded by the coding sequence ATGAATATCCCTTTGCTTGATCTCAAAGCTCAATTCCAACCGCTCCGTGCCGAAATCATGGCGGCGGTGCACACCGTGTGTGATGAACAGGGCTTCATCCTCGGTCCTCGTGTCGTGGCATTTGAAGAGGCTGTGGCCAAGTACACCGGCGCCCGTTATGCCATCAGTTGCGCCTCGGGCAGCGATGCCCTGTTGCTCTCCCTCATGGCCATGGGGGTGGGCCACGGTGATGAGGTCATCACCGTGCCATTTACCTTCTTCGCCACGGCTGGCGCCATTTCCCGGCTTGGGGCGAAGCCGGTGTTCATCGATATCCAGCGGGATATCTTCAATCTCGATCCTGCGCAGCTTGAGCGGGCGATCACCCCGAGAACAAAGGCGATCATTCCGGTGCATCTCTTCGGCCAGTGCGCCGATATGGACGCGATCAATCGTATTGCCCGTGCGCACAAGATCCCGGTGATTGAAGATGCCTGCCAGGCGATCGGAGCCTGGCAGGGCGGCAAACGGGCTGGCGTGCTGGGCGAGACTGCCTGTTTCAGCTTTTTCCCCTCGAAGAATCTGGGGGGCTTTGGCGATGGCGGGATGATCACGACCAACGATCAAGCGCTGGCGGATTCTCTCTCCATGTTGCGGGTGCATGGAAGCCGCGTGCGGTATCTCCATGAGGCGATCGGCATCAATAGCCGCTTGGATGCGCTCCAGGCCGTCGTGCTCCATATTAAATTGAAATATCTCGATCAGTGGGCCGAAGGCCGCCGGCGCAATGCGGCTCGGTATGAGCAGTTATTCAAGGATGCCGGGTTGCTCGATCGAGTCACCTTGCCTGCGACCAGGCCGGGGAATTTCCACGTCTATAACCAATATACCGTTCGTGTCTCGAAACGAGACGAGCTTCGCGCCTACCTCAAAGACAAAGGGGTGGGGACGGAGATTTATTACCCCCTGCCCATGCATCTCCAGCAGTGCTATCAGGATCTTGGCCATCGAACAGGAGCGTTCCCCGAGTCTGAGCGGGCGGCGGCAGAGGTGCTCTCGCTCCCGGTCTTTGCCGAACTCTCCGAAGCCCAGCTCGCCTATGTCGCCGAGATGATCGCCGGATTCTACAAGGGCCAATAG
- a CDS encoding ABC transporter permease translates to MKVLSIALNTFRENLRDKLLYNLLVFALLMIGSSLLLMRLTLGEFHRLLLDVGLGSINIFGVLIAIFVGIGLVNKEIEKKTIYTIVSKPVARYQFLVGKYLGLTITLFVNTLIMAGGLLLVLIAQEVPIDSMLFKALGLIFVEFMVITAVALLCSTFTSATLSAIFTLAAYVIGHLTADLKTFGAKMGEGGQALLNGLYYVLPNLERFNLKGHVIHHLEVSGADLLLIVAYGLTYVAFLLVSASIIFQRRDFR, encoded by the coding sequence ATGAAAGTGCTGTCGATTGCGCTGAATACCTTCCGCGAAAATTTACGGGACAAGCTGCTCTACAATCTCTTGGTGTTCGCCCTCTTGATGATCGGCAGTTCCTTGCTGCTGATGCGGCTGACGTTGGGTGAGTTTCATCGCTTGTTGCTGGATGTCGGGCTCGGGAGCATCAATATTTTTGGCGTCTTGATTGCGATTTTTGTCGGCATTGGACTGGTCAATAAGGAGATTGAAAAGAAAACGATTTACACCATCGTCTCCAAGCCCGTGGCCCGGTACCAATTTTTGGTGGGGAAGTATCTGGGGTTGACGATTACGTTGTTCGTGAACACCCTCATCATGGCCGGCGGGTTGCTTCTGGTGCTCATTGCGCAAGAGGTGCCGATCGACAGCATGTTATTCAAGGCCCTGGGACTCATCTTTGTCGAGTTTATGGTGATCACGGCGGTTGCGCTGCTCTGCTCAACGTTTACGAGTGCGACGCTCAGCGCCATCTTTACGCTGGCCGCCTATGTCATCGGGCATCTGACGGCTGATCTCAAGACCTTCGGGGCCAAAATGGGCGAGGGGGGGCAGGCGCTGCTCAATGGGCTCTACTATGTCCTCCCCAATTTAGAACGGTTCAATCTGAAGGGGCATGTGATTCACCACCTGGAGGTATCGGGGGCCGATCTGCTGTTGATTGTGGCCTACGGACTCACCTATGTCGCCTTTCTCTTGGTTTCCGCCAGCATCATCTTCCAGCGGCGAGACTTCCGCTGA
- a CDS encoding ABC transporter ATP-binding protein has translation MPSSDVVVQIDQLSKVFRVGFWGKRVTAVDQLSLSVRRGEVFGFLGPNGAGKTTTIKMLMGLIYPTSGQASILGHPIGDPASKAKLGFLPESPYFYDYLTSREFLNFYGHLFGLWGAALDTRVDELLELVGMTHARDLQLRKFSKGMLQRVGIAQALINDPELVVLDEPMSGLDPVGRKEVRDLILRLKESGKTVMFSSHILHDAELLCDRVAMIMKGKLVACGQVSDLIERGATHEVEMVVDRLSPEGLAQLRLLASKVVLHGERVMVVLASQQSVDEALDVIRVANAKLVSLTPHKASLEDLFIREVRGGQPAAEVHV, from the coding sequence ATGCCTAGTTCAGATGTCGTGGTTCAGATCGATCAACTCTCCAAAGTGTTTCGCGTAGGGTTTTGGGGAAAGCGGGTAACCGCCGTCGATCAACTCTCGTTGAGCGTGCGACGGGGTGAAGTGTTCGGCTTTCTCGGCCCCAATGGGGCAGGGAAGACCACGACGATCAAGATGTTGATGGGCCTCATCTATCCCACAAGCGGACAGGCTTCGATTTTGGGCCATCCGATCGGTGATCCCGCGTCCAAGGCCAAGCTCGGGTTTTTGCCGGAGTCCCCGTATTTCTATGACTATCTCACCAGCCGCGAGTTTCTCAACTTCTATGGCCATCTGTTCGGCCTCTGGGGAGCGGCACTCGATACACGCGTGGACGAGCTGCTTGAATTGGTGGGCATGACCCATGCGCGAGATCTGCAACTCAGAAAGTTTTCCAAGGGCATGTTGCAGCGGGTGGGGATTGCCCAGGCGCTGATTAACGATCCTGAGTTAGTGGTGTTGGATGAGCCCATGTCGGGGCTCGATCCGGTTGGCCGGAAAGAGGTCCGTGACCTCATCCTCCGACTGAAGGAATCGGGGAAGACTGTGATGTTCAGCTCCCACATTTTGCACGATGCGGAACTGCTGTGCGATCGCGTGGCGATGATCATGAAGGGCAAATTAGTCGCCTGCGGGCAGGTGTCGGATCTGATTGAGCGTGGCGCGACTCATGAGGTGGAGATGGTTGTTGATCGTCTCTCGCCAGAAGGACTGGCGCAACTTCGGCTGCTGGCCAGTAAAGTCGTGCTCCATGGGGAGCGGGTCATGGTGGTGCTGGCCAGTCAGCAGTCTGTGGATGAGGCGCTCGACGTGATTCGCGTGGCCAACGCCAAGCTGGTCTCGTTGACGCCGCACAAGGCCTCGCTCGAAGATCTCTTTATCCGTGAAGTGCGGGGCGGGCAGCCGGCGGCGGAGGTGCATGTATGA